GCGGACATGGTTGATGGTACATGCAAGGGCTTGGGAGCAGGTGCCGGCAACACACAAACTGAGGTATTGGTGGCGGTTCTGGATAAACTCGGATACAAAACTGGAGTTGACCTATATAAAATTATGGATGTGGCAGATGATATAGTTGCACCTAAAATGAAAAGACCGCAGGTTATTGATAAGAACTCCCTCAGCATAGGGTATGCTGGAGTATACGGCAGTTTTCTTTTACATGCCCTGCGTGCTTCAGAGAAGTTTGGAATTGACGCAAGGGATATCTTGGTTGAACTGGGCAGGAGAAAGACAGTTGGAGGACAAGAGGACATGATAATTGATGTGGCTTATGAATTAAGCACCAGGCAAAACAGCCTCTAAAAACCTCTCGCCATGTAATAAACCATGTAATATATAATGAGGAGGCAGGAATATGGGGGAGGACAAAAACATTATCAAATCAGTTGATAAAGCATTTCGTATCATAGAGCTCATGGCACAGGAAAGCAGACCAATGGGTGTTACAGAAATCAGCAAAAGGTTAAAAATAAACAAAAGCACAGTTCATGCAACCCTAAACACCCTGCTGGGTAAGGGTTATTTCGAACAGGATGCTGAAGGCGGCAAATATAGACTGGGGATTGCATTCGCTCAAATTGCAAATGCTTCCCTAAACAGCATGGATTTTCGAAATAAGGCAAAACCTGTTATCGCCCGTCTATCAAAACAGATCAATGAGACTGTTCATATGGTCATACTGCGCCAGGGTAAAGTAGTTTATATTGAAAAGCAGGAAAGTGTCCAGTCAATGAGAATTCATACAGAAATAGGCAAGAGTCAACCCTGTCACTGTACAGGTGTGGGAAAGGTCATGCTGGCCTGGATGGATCCTGAGGAAAGTAAGCAGTTAATTAGAGAACATGGCCTTCCCAGGCTTACAGACAAGACCATAACAGATGAAGCTGCCTTATACAAGCACCTGGAGGAGATCAGGCAAAAGGGCTATGCAATAGACGATGAGGAAAATGAGAAAGGTCTGAGATGTGTAGCGGCACCCATTATGGACTATTCTGGCAGGGTTATTGCTGCAATAAGCATTGCCGGACCAACAACCAGAATTTCCACGGATTCTCTAGAGAAAATGGCGGAGCTAGTAGTGGAGGCCGGCCTGGAGATTTCTAGCAAATTAGGGTCAGGCTTGACAAATTGACATTTTAATAGCTATAAAAACTTTTAAAAACATGCTGCAGGGTGATAATAATGAATCAAGCAATACGAAATAAAATTAACCAGATATTTGATTTAGAAATTTTAGATGAACAGCACTACGAGTGGGGAGATCTTTACTGGCTTCAGCTGGATTCTA
The DNA window shown above is from Desulfitibacter alkalitolerans DSM 16504 and carries:
- a CDS encoding IclR family transcriptional regulator, coding for MGEDKNIIKSVDKAFRIIELMAQESRPMGVTEISKRLKINKSTVHATLNTLLGKGYFEQDAEGGKYRLGIAFAQIANASLNSMDFRNKAKPVIARLSKQINETVHMVILRQGKVVYIEKQESVQSMRIHTEIGKSQPCHCTGVGKVMLAWMDPEESKQLIREHGLPRLTDKTITDEAALYKHLEEIRQKGYAIDDEENEKGLRCVAAPIMDYSGRVIAAISIAGPTTRISTDSLEKMAELVVEAGLEISSKLGSGLTN